One window from the genome of Gammaproteobacteria bacterium encodes:
- a CDS encoding right-handed parallel beta-helix repeat-containing protein produces MLKKYFIAMTLNLYFVSTCVSATVYPLGILNNHYSVQHQGNNSYQLILIQPDVLSIFLNGLNAGYTIALYDQKNFLLDSSNCLGVVDYAYRGPKPKDGPIVLFLKPGNYTIQVTHSPIHPALRYRNTDMTYTLNLLLDHAPKTLVVAASDSAVVGQPLLSGNGKNDTQMLNDAITLLKKMQGGTLILRPGTYHINESILTTLNNLTVTGTGWRTVLRLTDGAKLYRAGIFRSRFMDNAPNDKQRYFSNQHFMHLAMDGNKMSKPYYQTAVGNFGTYLDSSFEDIHMHHFPRYGFDPHGNDFGPTTTKRLTIKNCLADHNDEDGIVCDTCADSLIQNNITDANGRHGINICTGALNNIVERNVVTNNGVNGITVQPGQAHGLLLSNNNKLSLNFISNNLRSGIYIYHGHLNTVLNNKIGYSGENDIHARAVTNNLIQNNMIYNQSARGMLKTAIYLSATDLGSTFNQIISNHIQAANKGTYEYAIAESSGANDYNLFADNHLPYPQTPIRVVGVHTQTRNNQ; encoded by the coding sequence ATGCTTAAAAAATATTTTATTGCTATGACTTTAAATTTATATTTTGTCTCAACTTGTGTTTCGGCTACCGTATATCCACTTGGGATTTTAAATAACCATTATTCCGTGCAGCATCAAGGTAATAATTCATATCAATTAATATTGATACAACCCGATGTACTTAGCATTTTTTTAAATGGATTAAATGCAGGGTACACTATTGCGTTATACGATCAGAAAAATTTTCTTTTAGACAGTTCCAATTGCTTAGGTGTTGTGGATTATGCTTATAGGGGTCCGAAGCCAAAAGATGGACCTATTGTTCTTTTTTTAAAGCCAGGCAATTACACAATACAAGTTACACACTCTCCTATCCATCCAGCTCTGCGATACCGTAATACGGATATGACTTATACTTTAAATTTGCTTTTAGACCATGCCCCCAAAACACTTGTTGTTGCAGCAAGCGATAGCGCGGTGGTGGGGCAGCCCCTTTTATCCGGAAATGGAAAAAATGATACGCAGATGCTTAATGATGCAATAACTCTATTAAAAAAAATGCAAGGCGGTACACTTATACTTCGTCCTGGTACTTATCATATTAATGAAAGCATTCTGACAACACTAAACAATCTCACCGTAACGGGTACGGGATGGCGAACCGTACTGCGGCTTACTGATGGTGCTAAACTTTATCGAGCTGGCATTTTTAGATCGCGATTTATGGATAATGCTCCTAATGATAAACAGCGTTATTTCTCTAATCAGCATTTTATGCATTTAGCTATGGACGGTAATAAAATGTCTAAACCTTATTATCAAACAGCTGTAGGTAACTTTGGCACGTATCTAGATAGTAGTTTTGAAGATATTCATATGCATCATTTCCCGCGCTATGGATTTGATCCGCATGGTAATGATTTTGGTCCGACAACTACTAAACGTTTAACCATTAAAAACTGTCTCGCCGACCACAATGATGAAGACGGCATTGTTTGTGATACTTGTGCAGATTCTCTCATTCAAAATAATATTACCGACGCAAATGGTCGCCACGGTATTAATATTTGTACGGGTGCGTTAAATAATATTGTTGAACGAAATGTTGTGACGAATAATGGGGTCAATGGCATTACTGTCCAACCTGGTCAAGCCCATGGTTTGTTACTTTCAAATAATAATAAATTAAGTTTAAATTTTATTAGCAATAATTTACGTTCAGGGATTTATATTTATCACGGCCATTTAAACACCGTGCTCAACAATAAAATTGGCTACAGTGGCGAGAACGATATTCACGCACGCGCTGTAACAAATAATTTAATTCAGAATAATATGATTTATAACCAATCTGCGAGAGGCATGCTAAAAACTGCAATCTATCTCTCTGCCACTGATTTAGGCTCGACTTTCAATCAAATCATTTCCAATCATATTCAAGCGGCAAACAAAGGAACTTACGAATACGCTATCGCCGAGAGCTCTGGTGCTAATGATTACAACCTGTTTGCCGATAACCACTTACCTTACCCGCAAACTCCTATACGCGTGGTAGGAGTACATACGCAGACAAGAAATAATCAATAG
- a CDS encoding alginate lyase family protein, whose amino-acid sequence MFKFFVLGCSLLLFNLTAFAQEKCVPLLWPTTSLLYEDVNHAQVFSVLKKQADKAMHSPSQAIEILASAGITNITDKKLQNSRRVMREADQAAVLALTYRLSSNKAYLEKAREILLLWSAKNHPTGNPINETRLEGLIWAYDLIACQLSSAEQIQIKTWFTQLRKKKMAWHFGPATRINNHRTHQLKMVLLLDKVLGLSQDFHDDIKSSEQHAEINLDPKTGQSYDYHNRSSLYYHQYDLQPWLEIKLITQLNLPAIDKAYYFMQNKIRAHEINGEFKDSKAPIDALRAKGGFSYAVAGSQFDIKRAAPSILTFYTQHCAPIAPDMLAIVRSAKPSPWLAFLQARQMLWQACKTGSLLNLKS is encoded by the coding sequence GTGTTTAAATTTTTTGTTTTGGGATGCAGTTTATTATTATTCAATTTAACTGCATTCGCGCAGGAGAAGTGCGTTCCACTCTTGTGGCCAACCACGTCGTTGCTCTATGAAGATGTAAACCACGCTCAAGTTTTTAGTGTTTTAAAAAAACAAGCAGATAAGGCAATGCATAGTCCTTCGCAAGCGATCGAAATACTTGCAAGTGCTGGCATAACCAATATTACTGATAAAAAATTGCAAAACTCAAGACGTGTCATGCGGGAAGCGGATCAAGCTGCCGTCCTTGCGCTGACGTATCGGTTAAGTAGTAATAAAGCCTACTTAGAAAAGGCACGTGAAATTTTATTGCTATGGTCTGCTAAAAATCATCCCACGGGCAATCCCATTAATGAAACGCGATTAGAAGGTTTAATTTGGGCTTATGACTTAATTGCTTGCCAACTCTCTAGCGCAGAGCAAATCCAAATCAAAACGTGGTTTACACAATTACGCAAAAAGAAAATGGCTTGGCATTTTGGTCCCGCTACGCGAATTAATAACCATCGCACCCATCAACTTAAAATGGTCTTACTATTAGATAAAGTTTTAGGACTTTCCCAGGATTTTCATGATGACATTAAATCATCTGAGCAGCATGCCGAAATTAATTTAGATCCTAAAACTGGACAATCTTATGATTATCACAACCGATCATCGTTATATTATCATCAGTATGATTTGCAACCGTGGCTTGAAATAAAACTTATCACTCAGCTTAATTTACCTGCCATTGATAAAGCTTATTACTTTATGCAAAATAAAATTCGAGCACATGAAATTAATGGCGAATTTAAAGATTCAAAAGCACCCATTGATGCATTGCGAGCAAAAGGAGGTTTTTCCTACGCAGTTGCTGGTAGTCAATTTGATATTAAGCGCGCCGCCCCTTCAATTCTAACTTTTTATACTCAACACTGTGCACCCATAGCGCCCGATATGTTAGCGATTGTTCGTTCCGCAAAACCCTCTCCTTGGCTTGCCTTTTTGCAAGCGCGACAAATGCTATGGCAGGCTTGTAAGACAGGTTCTTTATTAAATCTAAAGAGTTAA
- a CDS encoding UDP-glucose/GDP-mannose dehydrogenase family protein, whose amino-acid sequence MKISIFGLGYVGSVSAAVLADMGHHVIGVDPNQMKVAMINQGQALIVEPELAEMTKEAVQKQMLRATTEAKEAVLGSELTFVCVGTPSQKDHSLDLQYVKQVSQAIGDALKDKQEHHVIAYRSTMLPGSMRQIVIPILEAASQKKAHQDFSVCFNPEFMMESTAVHDFKHPPKNVIGTDDQVAIDMLTQLNRACTNMDTIVMDLEGAELIKYCDNIWHALKVGFANEIGKMCKTLKIDSHQVMEVFCQDTKLNLSPYYLKPGFAFGGSCLPKDLRAFLFAAKKLNIDLPIINAVLPSNQLHINEALDMIIHQGNKKIGILGFSFKANTDDLRESPTVELIERLIGKGYELTLFDKNVATAKLIGANRDYILKHIPHISELMVDSIEEVLHRSNTIVIGNNAQEFAQVVTNIKDEHVIIDLVRIQKTPPQSSQYHGICW is encoded by the coding sequence GTGAAGATAAGTATTTTTGGTTTAGGTTATGTAGGATCAGTTTCAGCCGCGGTCCTTGCTGATATGGGGCATCACGTGATTGGTGTGGATCCCAATCAAATGAAAGTTGCAATGATTAATCAGGGTCAAGCATTAATTGTTGAACCTGAGCTTGCTGAAATGACTAAAGAGGCTGTGCAAAAACAAATGTTACGGGCGACTACTGAGGCAAAAGAAGCTGTACTTGGTAGTGAGTTAACTTTTGTTTGTGTGGGTACGCCCAGTCAAAAAGATCATAGTCTTGATTTACAATATGTAAAGCAAGTAAGTCAAGCCATTGGTGATGCTTTGAAAGATAAACAAGAACATCACGTCATTGCTTATCGCAGTACCATGTTGCCGGGATCAATGCGTCAAATTGTAATTCCAATACTAGAAGCTGCCTCGCAAAAAAAAGCTCATCAAGATTTTAGTGTTTGCTTTAATCCTGAATTTATGATGGAAAGTACTGCAGTTCATGATTTTAAACATCCGCCGAAGAATGTCATTGGAACCGACGACCAAGTTGCAATTGATATGCTGACTCAATTAAATCGCGCTTGTACTAATATGGATACGATCGTAATGGATCTGGAAGGGGCCGAATTAATTAAATATTGCGATAATATTTGGCACGCGCTTAAGGTAGGTTTTGCAAATGAAATTGGCAAAATGTGTAAAACGTTAAAAATTGATAGCCATCAAGTTATGGAAGTGTTTTGTCAAGATACTAAACTTAATTTATCGCCTTACTATCTCAAGCCTGGGTTTGCTTTTGGTGGTTCGTGTCTTCCTAAGGATTTGCGTGCATTTTTATTTGCTGCAAAAAAACTTAATATTGATTTGCCCATTATCAATGCTGTGTTACCAAGTAATCAATTACATATCAATGAAGCGCTTGATATGATTATTCATCAGGGTAATAAAAAAATTGGCATCTTAGGCTTTAGCTTCAAAGCTAACACCGATGATTTGCGCGAAAGTCCTACCGTTGAATTGATTGAACGTTTGATCGGCAAAGGGTACGAATTAACTCTTTTTGATAAAAACGTCGCTACAGCAAAATTAATAGGGGCAAATCGCGACTATATCTTGAAGCATATTCCACATATTTCTGAATTAATGGTGGATAGTATTGAAGAAGTTTTGCATCGTTCTAATACTATTGTGATTGGTAATAATGCTCAAGAATTCGCGCAAGTTGTTACGAATATTAAAGACGAGCATGTCATTATTGATTTGGTGAGAATTCAAAAAACGCCACCCCAATCTTCGCAATATCATGGCATTTGTTGGTAA
- a CDS encoding HlyD family efflux transporter periplasmic adaptor subunit, translated as MDLKLLPHFTKRFTPASLYSLSGIILLIILLLSFNTYILHLKVTTAVIAATIEPIHAPLSGYISHVYIKQNQVITKGSPLAKVENNDIEKDLQMAKLAFEEAQCTVDYYQTLLRNEQDRLKLYQQVGQNRIAAANATVDIAKAEYTTTKKQFGRLQPLFKKRYLSQSDWDIVEAKLRTADDKLKNVTALMHLEHDALQSVDKGIYFTGNKVEGRIQDLEAEIVAAKKKLSINRARVEMYTQFAQKFVITAPFTGRVVQLFKREGSVIENTKPLLLLQEMGAKKQIVAYLTQNEVTHLRMRARVKVYVPALNQIFHGKVVEINRTHGFVDEVNAQYRFRELGIDRSAQVTIELQNSAAKNNKVMAGLPAIVYFSRSFNLF; from the coding sequence ATGGATTTGAAATTGCTACCACATTTCACTAAGCGTTTTACACCTGCCTCACTCTATAGTTTGTCAGGAATTATATTATTAATTATACTTTTATTATCATTTAATACTTACATCTTGCATTTAAAAGTTACGACTGCCGTCATTGCGGCGACAATAGAACCCATTCATGCGCCACTCAGTGGTTATATTAGCCACGTCTATATTAAACAGAATCAAGTTATCACTAAAGGAAGTCCGCTTGCTAAAGTTGAAAATAATGACATTGAAAAAGATTTGCAAATGGCCAAGTTGGCTTTTGAAGAGGCGCAGTGTACAGTAGATTATTATCAGACCTTACTCCGCAATGAACAAGACCGATTAAAGTTATATCAACAAGTCGGTCAAAATCGCATTGCGGCCGCGAATGCAACTGTGGATATCGCTAAAGCTGAATACACAACAACTAAAAAACAATTTGGTCGATTACAACCGTTATTTAAAAAACGTTATTTAAGCCAGTCCGATTGGGATATTGTTGAAGCAAAACTTCGAACCGCTGATGATAAATTAAAAAACGTCACGGCTTTAATGCATCTTGAGCATGATGCATTACAATCTGTTGATAAAGGAATTTATTTTACGGGTAATAAAGTGGAAGGGCGCATTCAAGATTTGGAGGCTGAAATTGTTGCTGCTAAAAAGAAGTTAAGTATCAATCGAGCGCGCGTAGAAATGTATACTCAGTTTGCGCAAAAATTTGTTATCACTGCACCCTTTACCGGTAGAGTTGTGCAACTGTTTAAACGCGAAGGCAGCGTAATAGAAAACACCAAACCGTTACTTTTGTTACAAGAAATGGGGGCAAAGAAACAAATCGTTGCTTATCTTACACAAAATGAAGTTACCCATTTGCGCATGCGTGCGCGTGTTAAAGTGTATGTCCCTGCATTGAATCAAATATTTCATGGCAAAGTAGTAGAAATTAATCGTACGCATGGTTTTGTTGATGAAGTAAATGCTCAATATCGTTTTCGTGAACTGGGTATTGATCGCAGTGCCCAAGTGACCATTGAATTGCAAAATAGCGCTGCAAAAAACAATAAAGTAATGGCGGGTTTGCCGGCAATTGTTTATTTTTCACGGTCTTTCAATCTTTTTTAA
- a CDS encoding mannose-1-phosphate guanylyltransferase/mannose-6-phosphate isomerase translates to MLIPVILSGGAGTRLWPLSRVLHPKPFLKMPDGNSLLHKTFERACSLPDVTEIITITNKDYYLKSMPEYAKFICAEHLRPKQSFLLEPFGKNTASASALALLKVLETYGEEAILIVLPADHLIVDIQAFQTVCHQAIFSAQSGYLVTIGIKPSHAETGFGYIECGRDLDDQKVFSVKRFVEKPNLEIAKQFFAGQQHLWNSGIFCFQVKTLMKEFQQLAPTILEKAIECWHHVKRGDNNTFQFDPVQFEKLEDISLDYAVLEKSKKIVVVPGAFDWQDIGSWSAYKNLHAADEQGNAVVGDALMIDSHNTYIHSDKLVAAIGLRNLVVIDTKDALLISELNRSQEVKNVVQMLRKQSHETYFQHLTVERPWGSYSILDQGENFKVKRISVHPGASLSLQSHVHRCEHWVIVEGEATIINGEEITILTKNKSVYIPQNNKHRITNSADEELVLIEVQVGDYLGEDDIKRYDDLYGRVTV, encoded by the coding sequence ATGCTGATACCTGTCATTTTATCCGGCGGCGCTGGAACCCGTTTATGGCCCCTCTCACGTGTGCTCCATCCCAAACCATTTTTGAAAATGCCTGATGGGAATAGTTTATTGCATAAAACATTTGAGCGGGCTTGCAGCCTGCCTGATGTGACTGAAATCATAACGATTACAAATAAAGATTATTATCTTAAGAGCATGCCTGAGTATGCCAAATTTATTTGTGCCGAGCATCTACGACCCAAGCAAAGTTTTTTACTTGAACCCTTTGGAAAAAACACTGCTTCTGCAAGTGCGCTTGCTTTACTTAAAGTCCTTGAAACGTATGGGGAGGAAGCAATCTTAATTGTTTTGCCTGCAGATCATTTAATTGTTGATATTCAAGCCTTTCAGACGGTATGTCATCAAGCAATTTTTTCTGCGCAAAGTGGTTACTTGGTTACCATTGGAATTAAACCTTCGCACGCAGAAACTGGTTTTGGCTACATAGAATGTGGACGTGATTTAGATGACCAAAAAGTTTTTTCGGTTAAACGGTTCGTTGAAAAACCTAATCTTGAGATAGCCAAACAATTTTTCGCAGGCCAACAACACTTATGGAATTCAGGTATTTTTTGTTTTCAAGTCAAAACGTTAATGAAAGAATTTCAACAACTTGCCCCCACCATTTTAGAAAAAGCAATAGAGTGCTGGCACCATGTAAAACGGGGTGACAATAATACTTTTCAATTTGACCCCGTCCAATTTGAAAAGTTAGAAGACATTTCACTTGATTATGCTGTCCTTGAAAAATCAAAAAAAATAGTTGTGGTTCCCGGTGCATTTGATTGGCAGGATATTGGCTCATGGTCCGCTTATAAAAATTTACATGCTGCAGACGAACAGGGCAATGCAGTCGTTGGGGATGCCTTAATGATTGACTCCCATAATACCTATATCCATAGTGATAAATTAGTTGCAGCCATTGGTTTACGCAATTTAGTCGTTATCGATACGAAAGATGCCTTACTTATTTCAGAACTTAATCGTTCGCAAGAAGTCAAAAATGTAGTTCAAATGCTACGTAAGCAATCACACGAAACTTATTTTCAACATTTAACCGTTGAAAGACCGTGGGGTTCATACTCCATACTTGATCAGGGTGAAAATTTTAAAGTTAAGCGCATTAGCGTGCATCCCGGTGCCTCATTATCATTGCAATCACATGTTCATCGATGCGAACACTGGGTTATCGTGGAAGGTGAGGCGACTATCATTAATGGTGAGGAAATTACAATATTAACAAAAAATAAATCCGTTTACATACCGCAAAATAATAAACACCGAATCACCAATTCAGCAGATGAAGAATTAGTGTTGATTGAGGTTCAGGTCGGTGATTATTTGGGCGAAGATGATATTAAACGTTACGATGATTTATACGGACGGGTTACAGTTTAA